The following are encoded together in the Zingiber officinale cultivar Zhangliang chromosome 8A, Zo_v1.1, whole genome shotgun sequence genome:
- the LOC122011092 gene encoding uncharacterized protein LOC122011092: MAESSQPRDSKKGKTLVIPEVFPEDPDEKVPFSARILNERLPKGYRAPSIGEYDESKDPEEHLRKFKNAALLHQYSDAVKCRVFLNTLSGSGLKWFDGLPQGSITCFLDFKTAFLRRFASSKKYQKTDHWLFALKQGDSDERFLSWIGGGRILQRWKKHKQLEGRPKDHFLPPTSEKEERLNHPLNLYRESGKPDLPFITGLKFDLPLELLLYISPDQGQGFARDSKRAAGMRLPPPELAPQLIKMMEEQRGARQVGQPRPDLAEPSTHQLGRGKEPEGSRKVENRGNAAIREIGMISGGPTDGDSGRARKSHVRRLEVHSVGCSKEQAAGPAISFGPADLEGLELPHDDALIIKAIISNSRVARVFVDTGSSVNILFRTAFEEMQIDAAELQQVATCLYGFTGNEVKPMG; encoded by the exons ATGGCTGAGAGTTCACAGCCACGGGATTCGAAGAAGGGAAAGACCCTTGTCATACCTGAGGTGTTCCCCGAAGATCCGGACGAGAAAGTACCTTTCTCGGCCAGGATTCTAAATGAAAGACTGCCTAAAGGTTATAGAGCCCCGTCGATCGGAGAATATGACGAGAGCAAGGATCCGGAAGAGCACTTGCGAAAATTCAAAAACGCAGCCCTGCTGCACCAATATAGCGATGCTGTTAAATGCAGAGTCTTCCTGAATACTTTATCTGGTTCAGGCTTAAAATGGTTCGATGGGTTACCTCAAGGGTCCATCACCTGTTTTCTGGACTTCAAAACGGCTTTTCTGCGCCGATTTGCTAGCAGTAAGAAATATCAGAAGACAGATCATTGGCTTTTCGCTCTAAAGCAGGG AGATTCTGATGAGCGCTTCCTCTCATGGATTGGGGGAGGGAGAATTCTTCAGAG gtggaagaagcacaagcagcTCGAAGGAAGGCCGAAAGACCACTTCCTTCCACCAACAAGCGAGAAAGAAGAGCGCCTCAACCACCCCCTCAACCTTTACCGCGAGTCCGGGAAGCCAGACCTGCCTTTCATCACCGGTCTGAAATTCGACCTGCCCCTCGAGTTGCTGCTGTACATATCCCCCGACCAGGGCCAGGGA TTCGCTCGAGACTCCAAGCGGGCTGCTGGGATGAGATTGCCTCCGCCCGAGCTAGCTCCTCAGTTGATCAAGATGATGGAGGAACAAAGGGGGGCAAGACAGGTCGGACAACCTCGTCCCGACCTCGCAGAACCTAGCACTCATCAGCTTGGCCGGGGAAAAGAGCCAGAAGGATCACGGAAGGTCGAGAACAGAGGTAATGCAGCTATCAGAGAGATcggcatgatctctggagggccgACTGATGGAGATTCAGGGAGGGCACGTAAGTCTCATGTTCGGCGCTTGGAGGTGCATTCCGTCGGATGCAGTAAGGAGCAAGCTGCTGGCCCTGCTATTAGCTTTGGGCCAGCAGACCTGGAGGGCCTGGAGTTGCCTCATGACGATGCGCTCATCATCAAAGCAATAATTtccaatagccgagtggctcgggtttttGTTGACactgggagctcggtcaacattttatttAGGACTGCATTTGaagagatgcagattgatgctgCTGAACTTCAGCAAGTAGCTACATgtttatatggattcacaggcaatgaagtgaagcCTATGGGTTAG